GTGCTAAAATGTCACCCTTTACACGGAAGATCTACAACATAAAGACAGCCATTTACTGTATATCTGCTTACTAATTATACCATAGTCATGAACTGTTCTCACCCAACAGGACTCATCAGTTGTATGTCCCTTGGATGGTTTCAAAGGCACATTTGTGATCTGTGTTGTGATTTTGAAAACAGATGCattgtacatttaaacaaagaGCATATGGGGCAGAAGTATTAAATCAGTCagcttaatttaaaaattcttaAATGTAACAAAAGTCAACAGTTATTTCAGAACTGGATGTAGTACAGAAGGTTCTCAGATGAGGACTGTTATTAAATGCAATCAGGTACTTTAATAATCAGCAATCTGATTTCTTTCTGAGTGAAGTATTTGCAGAAGTTCAGCTTTCAGTTGTAAAGAAACTCCTACACTGAGAGACAGGTTGGTACATGGCCACCTTCCTGTCCAAAACAGAAACGTCGTTTTATCATACCTTGGGTAGTTTCAGATGTAGGAATTCTAATCACTGTGACAAAATGGTGAAAACATTCTTATATGGATACTTTTACTCACTGGACATATAAACGTTAtgattgtaattattttgaggTCCACAGATTAGGGTATCCACATGGTTGCTTCTGTATAGTCAGGGTAAAAAGAGGGCTCAGACATAGTGTAACTGATCAAATGTATacaatacagacagaaaattcAATTTGTCGGACAGCTAAGCATTATAGTCATGGTGATCCTAACTGTAAATCGTAACCCTAAGGGTCAGTCGCTGAGGTTATTTCATACATACTCTATATGAGGTGAAGACTGAATGAAGCATGTGTTACTGTGcatatgttttttatgtaatgTGAAATCATCTACTTTCCCAGGCCTCAATGAAGAGGTTGACTTTTCCCCTTtcctttaatatatttttcattacatcattttaattttaattattattattattactttatttacctttttaccctttctttgtgctgtgtttAGAGAAATGTTACCTTGTTATGGGAAGTAAGTTAGGTCCCACATATGAAATGATGTAATCTAATGATAACTTGTGTTTCCAGTGGGATCATGTAGCTGTGAGAGTATGTTTCTTGTCCTGCTCTTTGTATGCTGACAAAGGCTTCAGTAGCCACAGTGCAAGTCAAGTATAGCTTTAATTTGTTGTTGCCCATGAAATAAAGGCTTTATATCATTTCCCAATCATGAGTGCCTCAGAGcgagaaaaaatatttgcccTTTTATTATAAAAAACTTGACTGGGAGCATATGCACCGAAGGCAAGTTGTCTGCCATTTGACTTCAGTCAGCAATTTGAGTATTTAGTCACAGGGTGATGGTCCTTCTTTTGGAGTTTGTGACAACGTTGGAAAGTTTCCCCTGCATGTTCTGTGTGGGTAAATCTCAGATGGAGCATGGATCTGCACATGTACCAAACTCAGGAATGGATCTTTGCACAGGGGTGCTTTATAAGTGAGGCCTGGTACATCTGAGATCACCATAATACTATACATTGTATGATGTTTTTCCAAAGGAACATCATTTTTGGTCGAGCATATTTGCACCATGGTTTATTATTGGAATCGCCACTAGGGGTCACCGTAGTTCACTTGTTCACCTGttcacctgttttgaattagCGGTCGACTTTTCATAGGACCTTTGATCCTGCCGCGGCCTCTCCTTTCCCTTTAGATATTGTTCTGCTTTGAGTGTTTATATTACTTCTTGTCCTCCGTGACACCAAGTGTGACACCAATTGAAGTTGCTGCAGTATTATATTAAACAGGAAATAGTTACATAATCAGTTTTGATAAGACCCCTTGTGTTGATTTTACTTATTTTGTTCTTGACGAATTTGTTTTCCTAACCCAGAAAAAGTTCCAGAATAAGTCAAAATAGGTTTCGTGAATATCCAAGAGTTGCCAAGGTGAAAGCTGACCATCAATCAGAGGTGACCTacttcagtctctccctctggttccatttgttttccttgaGGTCGGTTTCCACCGTATGCTGAGAACCAGCATTTGGTTCCCATTTAGTGGAGACCCAGGGCTGCTAAACCTTCATGTTCAAAATAGACCAGCCCGAGGGCAGAACTGCTGACTACAATTTCATATTATGAGGCCATATACTCTCACTGCATTACCGCGCTTTCCTTACTTATAAATTTGTTACTGCTCTTATATAACGAGCAagtattttgctttttaaaataaatagttaACCTTTAAAATAGAATGAGTTCACCAGCGCAACTCTAATGTGTAAGAACAGCTGCCATTGCTGCAGCCAAAACTTTAGTCTAGTATGAAGCGTGACTTTATATAGGCAACCCTTCAGAGTGGTCTGGATAGATGCACAGCATGACAGGAAGGAGATTGATCCTCTGCGCTTTCTGCAGAATGTTGAGCATTTACAATCTCtgcttttctatttttttttcatcatttacatGCACTGGTTTGATATCTTTCTTCacagcatttaaacagaaatactttaactttttgtttaaatatcatGTATTTTATGACAGTCTAAAGTATAAGCGGAAGCAAAGGATTAAGAAGCAgatcatgttttgtgtgtgtgtgtgtttttgtgtaatgcTGGGAACAAATATGTGCGTAATCCTTTCTGGaattaaatttgttattcaggagtaatttgatttttctctttgcaATGCTGTTTAAAGTATAACAAtaagaatatttatttgaaataatgactgtgatatttcagataaaatgtaatattttattttaaatatcatggtcattatttcatgtaaaaattgaaTATACCCCCATGTGATCTCTCCATTTTGAAAACAAGTGCATAGAAATACAACATTAAAGTAGGGTTCAGGTGAGTCTTCAGCTAAAAATCGCCAGTCTGTACTGAAGGTTTTCTtcaatgcataaaacattttcttcttctaTCTTTGCATAAAAATGCACTGCCATTTCAATTTGATGAGTAACGCGTACCCAGAGTCTGACGAAAATAGAAATCTGACATTTCGTTCGGCGGTTCTCCATGCCTTTGAGTGGCACTCAAACAGGGGCAGAGCGCACCACGAAATAAGCCTCTTGAGGTTTGTTATGACCCCCCCCTGTTTTTGCTCAATGGCTGTGAAATGATTGTGTGACGCGCCTGTTCTGTTGTTCCACGGCTCTGAACGGCATCCAATCAGCAGCATGCTGGCAAGTGGGCCTGCGCTTGAGAGAATGTGACATTTGAATTTGACGAACTGACGGCTCCTCTCTCAATGCTCTCCTGCAGCGGCCATCTACTGCCACCATCCCCACAGGCAGTCAATACGCATCATACAGAGACATTCAGATGAATGCGAGTGTATATATAGCCCGGAgttactgtgtatgtgtaattgtcCATGAGTAAAAGGAGAAAATGGCATCTTTCAGGTCAGCAACTGGATACAAACAGCTGTCACCCGGAGTGCAGAATGTTTCAATAAATTCAAAGACTCTATTCAACAAACTCTggtgtgctttgtccttaatttgGAGAAACGGATATCTGAAAGTGTTCTCGTTTTCAAAACATTGTTAGTTGAAATGGATTAAAAAGTTTTGGAGGAAGTCTGAAAATCGAAATTTACCTTCAATTTTCCACACAGTGAAAAGGGTAAAAGGCACTGAAATTATACTAAATTGACTCTGATGGCTCACGGTTACGGCTATTtctaaattgatttttttttagcttaattGCTTGATTTAATTAGAATTATATTATGTTGCCTATCTGTTGAAATCTATTAATAAACATCATTTAAGATCATGTTCAATCATACAGGTACCAGATACAACTGGATATCTTGTTTAAACCCCTCCAGCAACTCATTTGGTTCTCACACCAGAACATGGTCAACTGCTTAGCAAATGTCACTGCAAGAATGGCTAAAGCTCCCTGATTTATAATGTTGTTACAAAGGAGGTAACTTTCATAGATTTACTGTACATGCAGGACACAGGGTTTTTGCAGGAGTCCATTGTAAAGCTGTCACATTTTCCAAATGACTGTTCTTCAATTACCCATTCAGACCAGTGGTCTCGTTCTATCTTGTATTCACAGCTATGACATGTGGACCTATTATGTTATGTAAGATGTAGATTTATGACGCAATATTGTACCTCAATGGTCTAATGGGGGAAATGCATCTGGATTTAtagttttcttttaatttggttgatgtattgttattgttgtccACCTGGGCTACCTTGACTTGATCCTTTTTAGCATAATTTagataatgaatgaaaaagccAGGCCGTTACTTTTAgaatgaaatgtatgttttgtcaAAGGAAGGTGTAATCCTGGTTCCTATCCATGCAAACAGGCAATCTTAACACAAcgacaaaataaaacactcacATACCCAAGCACTACTGTCTCTAGCCTCCGAACCTGAGAGAAGTTCGTCATAGGGACGTCATGAACCAGCTGAGTACCACACCATGCAGAGCAACCGCACATTTTAAACGTGCGCGCAGTTGCAGCAGCAACAGTCGTCCGCAGGCGCAAATTGGGAGGAGAGATGCTGCTTTCTAGTTCTGTTGACATCTGCCGAGTTGTTCCCCTCGGTAAAAGACGCGCAATCATTTAAGGGaattcattttactttaaaGCAGAATACGTTATCTCCCAGGCTGTTGCGTGGGAACGTGAGACTGGAAGCTGTCAGAATGAATGACATTAAACTTGCTGTCCTGGGGAGCGAAGGCGTCGGGAAATCAGGtaattttaaaatcagtgtGTTTTCCCATGCAATTCAGTCATAACGGTTACATAAgcatttaaattattctttaGTACCTTGTATGTTAACGTAACGACGCATTCTGTCTCCTGCTGTAGCGCTCATCGTACGATTTCTTACAAGGCGATTTATTGGCGAATACGCTTCTTCTTCAGGTAGGCTAATGTGCACAACCGATTTAAATTAGTATGGTTCAGTTGTAAATGGTTTAAATTGAAGGTTTTGGAGAGTCCGTTATTTGTATTAATTAAATTATCTAAATTATTTGAACGATGTCGAGCATTAATTGAACACGAAACTCATTCCCATAACAATCCATTGCTGCCATGAAAGCGAAACGTGTTGGAATCAAGTCTTCTACTGCCGTTCTCAGGAAGTAGGTTTTTGACATACAGATATCATTGACAACGTAAatttctgtgcagtgctgtggcaACGTCCCTCTTTAAATACGTACATCAAATAATACTGACTCAGGGTCGTTGATTATTTTTACGTGGAAATTTCCTTGATTGGTAtaatctgttttttccccctagAGTGCGTATATAGAAAACATCTATCTATTGATGGAAGACAGCTAAATCTTGAACTATATGACCCCTGCTCTCAGGTATGTGCGTGCAGTGAGAATGCAGAACAATTAGAAGACCTGTTAACCAAAATTAGCAGAGGTTTGAACCTCCTGGTTTGGACCACTTGACCACTGAACTCTTGACCACTAACATACTCTTGACCACTCATATATTTATAGCCTTGCCAAGGGAAGCCCTCCCTACATGACCAGATGCACTGGGCAGATGGCTTCCTTGTTGTCTATGACATCAGCGATAGATCGTCCTTCCTCACTGCCAAAGCCATTGTGCACCTGATCAGGGACATGCACCTGGGTGTGACCAAAAGGTATGTTTTCAAACTTGTTCTGTCCAGCCACCCACCCACTGTTTTCTCTGATGCTCTGACTCCTCATTTGTAGCTTGAAGAAGAtgtccattacattattgtgttaaattaatttagcagacacccagagcaacttccagcacaatagaacataagtgaaTTCATTCacgttgaatgagcaacagagccagaccaggctaacaacactcccaagccagtgagtgtgagcataatacaATTCAAGCCCTAGctagttaacttgtgcaacctgactagacaagggaaggcAAGTATTTTACCATACATCATTTGCTAGATCACAGGacccaaaacacatcacaataccacacataaaataagcaCTAAGTACTACAACTAGCAGGTGTTaaggggcagggattgaggtagaaccaagatgcagtctgcttctgcttcagcgattccgctgtcctgagTTCATTCCACCGCTTAGGGACCAGTACAGTCAGggacagggattgtgtctgagatgAACGGCCCCGTTGGGATGGGGCAGTCAGTTGCTTCATGGTTACAGAGCATAGTGATCTGGGTAGAACTATGGTCATCATGTAACCACAGGCAACATGACCATGCCAACTCTGCCTGTGCCCACCTTAACTGCAGAGACGCAGACTCTGTGGTGTTTCTGGTGGGCAACAAGCAGGACCTGTGCCATGTGCGGGAGGTGGGCAGAGACGAGGGGCAGCGGCTTGCAGCCGAAGCCAGGTGCCGGTTCTACGAGCTCTCGGCCGCCGAGCATTGCCAGGAGGTGGCGCTGATGTTCTCCAAGCTGGTTCGCAATACCAGCCTCAGCATCAAGGCTAAGGACCGGCGAAGGCCCAGTGGGTCCAAGTCCATGGCCAGACTGATCAACAATGTCTTTGGGAAAAGGAGGAAGTCTGTTTAGTACTTGTGCCAAGGTGGCCTTGGTATGGACATTTGTGTTGGTCTGGTATTGTGACACAGTGTTTAAGAGACTGGATTTGAAACTATAAGATAGTAGCTTCAAAGACAGAGATGAATGCTACTGTTGTGCTCTCGGGTGCTAAACATCCATTTTGTCCCATAAAATTccactgtatatacagtatatgagttGCTAAATGTGTACTGTGTCAGATGTGTACAATTGCATCATGTCTAACTGCACCAAATAAAATTCACTGTTTGTGAACAATGACTTTTCTCTGTGCAGCagtattaatattacatatgtatatttttattttgttcaaaaacatgataaaacatgtacatttatctGTAATCagggatatgaataaatgtagacgGAGCTCTATGTGTGTacgtacatacagtataatggcCTTTCATGTGTTAATGTCTTATTTTTCTGAGCTTGTGGCCAAGCCTACCTGTTTTTTGCAGAgtgctgttgtgctgctgtggtaGAACAAAGGTTGGCACAGTGAGACCAGATGATGTGAATTTGAAAGTGTCTTATGTCATAGTGTCCAAATCACATTTCtgacttgctgtttttttttttctttctgggaAGCACTAGCCGCATATCCTAAGGCATTTCTCTGTGGTGTTTGTTggaagaatttatttatttttctgcatttgaataTTTCTCCCATGACTAATATGTTGTTCAACACTTGTATCCTGCTTTGAAAAGCAAACACTTAAAACGGTTTTCAAAGTTGCTCCCATTAAAATACAGACAAGTGGTCTAGCCTGCATTCTGTCTGTAGAAGCAGTAAATAAAATGCCTCTCTCTATAGGGTAATTGAGCCCTGTACATCATGCATTCACATGTTGGGATTAAAATGGCACTTTAATGACCAGCCAGCTTAACCACCGTCTCTGCCATACTCCGGCTACAGGGTGTTCCtcaaaagtcaaaaataaaagcatgaaaaataggTGTTCATTAAATCTCAGCTGTCCCAATCATTCCCAGACACCAGCACCATATGCCAATCTTGACATAGGAGACAGTATGAATGAAGTTGAACATCATGTGCTCATCTTCTTGGAAAGCATTGAAAAATATCCATTGTTCAGGTTTGGCATAAAGGTGGTCCTTAAAGTCAAAAGAAATATGGAAATCCAGCTATGTCAAGACTAATTTTTCACCTATGGACTAAGAAAACTAGGATATCAGCTCTTTGTTGAAGTATCTATCCAGGAGAGCTACACTGACTAACAGTGACATGGTTATAGACAACACAAATCCAGATAAAATGCAGTAGAAATGATGATGTCTTTGGCTACAAAAGGTGCAGGACTTTAACCTTTAATTTTTCACCGAAATTAGCTGTTTAAGGCGCTCCACCTGCAGATAATAACAGCATTCCACTTGCTTCATATTGCATGTCAGGGGATTGATCTGCTCCTGAAACATGAGAGCTGTTTGAAGTGGTTTGAGTGGAGACCATATGGGTTTGATCATGGGAAGGGGTGAGGTTGCTGAATACTGATCAGGGCCTACTCTCACTGCACTTTTAGGATGATACTACTACTAACCATTACAGGacacaaatgttaaaatggccaCATCCACTGGAGGTTCTGTAGTAACAAAATATTTGACTAATTGTTTAGTAAAGAGCAGGGATGTGAGatgtttgtatttcttttgttgtgCATTTGGGTTTGGGAGTATATTGCATATGTTAAAGTCTTCATATCATTTGACttgatttatatgttttttttttgaaattgtaaAGGAATTTTCAGTTCTACTTTGTGGTGTGAAAGTGCCACTCTTCTAAACTGAACCATTTTAACAAGTGGAAACATGCTGGAAATCTCCTTTTGATTAGAACAATACAAACAGGATTTTATTACATGGTTGTAATTCCAAC
The sequence above is a segment of the Megalops cyprinoides isolate fMegCyp1 chromosome 23, fMegCyp1.pri, whole genome shotgun sequence genome. Coding sequences within it:
- the LOC118770650 gene encoding ras-related and estrogen-regulated growth inhibitor-like protein; amino-acid sequence: MNDIKLAVLGSEGVGKSALIVRFLTRRFIGEYASSSECVYRKHLSIDGRQLNLELYDPCSQPCQGKPSLHDQMHWADGFLVVYDISDRSSFLTAKAIVHLIRDMHLGVTKRDADSVVFLVGNKQDLCHVREVGRDEGQRLAAEARCRFYELSAAEHCQEVALMFSKLVRNTSLSIKAKDRRRPSGSKSMARLINNVFGKRRKSV